The Microbacterium limosum genome contains a region encoding:
- a CDS encoding DUF6704 family protein: MSHDIAEPGHGHSPAAWTAVVIMLLAVAIGTTAYYFDLPWLVWASAGLLVVGAIVGWIMARIGYGVGGAKYTSKGH; encoded by the coding sequence ATGAGCCACGACATCGCCGAGCCCGGTCACGGACACTCGCCCGCCGCCTGGACCGCCGTCGTCATCATGCTCCTGGCCGTCGCGATCGGCACGACGGCGTACTACTTCGACCTGCCGTGGCTCGTGTGGGCCTCGGCGGGCCTGCTCGTCGTCGGCGCGATCGTCGGCTGGATCATGGCGAGGATCGGCTACGGCGTGGGCGGCGCGAAGTACACCTCGAAGGGACACTGA
- the trpC gene encoding indole-3-glycerol phosphate synthase TrpC: protein MLADLTAGAVEDSRTREAGRPLVEVERAALAAAPPLDALAALAPADVVRIIAEVKRASPSRGDLADIPDPAAQARLYETGGASAISVLTEGRRFKGSLADLEAVKGAVSLPVLRKDFIATTYQVFEARAAGADLVLLIVAALDQRTLETLHALILELGMTPLVEAHSAEELDRAAAVGARLIGINARDLRTFELDRDLFGRLSERFPSDAIKVAESAVLSPEDVRHYRNAGADAVLVGEALVTSDPVATLRRFLEVAA, encoded by the coding sequence GTGCTCGCCGACCTGACGGCCGGCGCAGTCGAGGACTCCCGGACGCGCGAGGCCGGGCGGCCCCTCGTCGAGGTGGAGCGCGCGGCACTGGCAGCCGCACCGCCGCTGGATGCCCTCGCCGCGCTGGCACCGGCGGACGTCGTGCGCATCATCGCCGAGGTCAAGCGCGCGAGCCCCTCGCGCGGAGACCTCGCCGACATCCCCGATCCCGCCGCACAGGCGCGTCTGTACGAGACCGGCGGCGCATCGGCGATCAGCGTGCTGACCGAAGGACGCCGCTTCAAGGGAAGCCTCGCCGACCTCGAGGCCGTGAAGGGCGCCGTGTCGCTCCCGGTGCTCCGCAAGGACTTCATCGCCACGACGTACCAGGTCTTCGAGGCGCGCGCCGCGGGCGCCGACCTCGTGCTGCTGATCGTCGCGGCGCTCGACCAGCGCACGCTCGAGACGCTCCACGCCCTCATCCTCGAGCTCGGAATGACTCCCCTCGTCGAGGCGCACTCCGCCGAGGAGCTCGACCGGGCGGCCGCGGTCGGGGCGCGCCTGATCGGGATCAACGCCCGTGACCTGCGCACGTTCGAGCTCGACCGAGACCTCTTCGGGCGACTGTCGGAGCGATTCCCCTCCGACGCCATCAAGGTCGCGGAATCCGCCGTCCTCTCCCCGGAGGACGTGCGCCACTATCGCAACGCCGGCGCGGACGCCGTGCTCGTGGGGGAGGCGCTCGTCACGAGCGACCCCGTCGCGACGCTGCGCCGATTCCTGGAGGTCGCCGCATGA
- the trpB gene encoding tryptophan synthase subunit beta, whose protein sequence is MTGTTHVTTPAHSLRDAPGPFFGDFGGRYMPESLIAAIDELTAVYEDAMADPAFIDEFHALLRSYAGRPSPLTEVRRFAEHAGGARVFLKREDLNHTGSHKINNVIGQALLTKRLGKTRVIAETGAGQHGVATATAAALFGFDCTIYMGEVDTQRQALNVARMRLLGAEVIPVTTGSRTLKDAINEAYRDWVASVETTNYIFGTAAGPHPFPAMVRDFQKVIGEEARAQLLEEAGRLPDAVLACVGGGSNAIGMFDAFLDDEGVRLYGVEAAGDGVDTPKHAASIERGRPGILHGAKTYVLQDEDGQTVESHSISAGLDYPGVGPQHAWLSAIGRAEYIPATDDEAMQALRLLSRTEGIIPAIESAHALAGALRIGKELGPDAIIAINLSGRGDKDMDTAARYFELYDAEAPTPVIPDETIEGSEAASGEGIEL, encoded by the coding sequence ATGACCGGCACAACGCACGTCACCACCCCCGCGCACAGCCTTCGCGACGCACCCGGTCCGTTCTTCGGCGACTTCGGCGGCCGGTACATGCCCGAGTCGCTCATCGCCGCGATCGACGAGCTCACCGCGGTGTACGAGGACGCGATGGCCGACCCCGCCTTCATCGACGAGTTCCACGCTCTCCTGCGCTCCTACGCGGGCCGGCCCTCGCCGCTCACGGAGGTGCGGCGGTTCGCCGAGCACGCCGGGGGTGCGCGCGTCTTCCTCAAGCGCGAGGACCTCAACCACACCGGCTCACACAAGATCAACAACGTCATCGGCCAGGCCCTCCTCACCAAGCGGCTCGGCAAGACGCGCGTGATCGCGGAGACCGGCGCGGGCCAGCACGGTGTCGCGACGGCCACCGCCGCGGCGCTGTTCGGCTTCGACTGCACCATCTACATGGGCGAGGTCGACACGCAGCGACAGGCTCTCAACGTCGCGCGCATGCGACTCCTCGGCGCCGAGGTGATCCCGGTGACCACGGGCTCGCGAACCCTCAAGGACGCGATCAACGAGGCGTACCGCGACTGGGTCGCGAGCGTCGAGACCACCAACTACATCTTCGGCACCGCCGCCGGCCCGCACCCCTTCCCCGCCATGGTGCGCGACTTCCAGAAGGTCATCGGCGAGGAGGCGCGCGCGCAGCTGCTCGAGGAGGCCGGGCGGCTCCCCGACGCCGTGCTGGCCTGCGTGGGCGGGGGATCGAACGCGATCGGCATGTTCGACGCGTTCCTCGACGACGAGGGCGTGCGGCTGTACGGCGTGGAGGCCGCCGGCGACGGCGTGGACACCCCGAAGCACGCGGCATCCATCGAGCGCGGACGCCCCGGCATCCTGCACGGCGCGAAGACCTACGTTTTGCAGGACGAGGACGGACAGACGGTGGAGTCGCACTCGATTTCGGCGGGTCTGGACTACCCGGGCGTGGGCCCGCAGCACGCGTGGCTCTCGGCGATCGGTCGCGCGGAGTACATTCCCGCGACCGACGACGAGGCGATGCAGGCGCTGCGGCTTCTCAGCCGGACCGAGGGCATCATCCCCGCCATCGAGTCGGCGCACGCCCTCGCGGGCGCGCTGCGCATCGGGAAGGAGCTGGGTCCCGACGCGATCATCGCGATCAACCTCTCCGGCCGCGGCGACAAGGACATGGACACAGCCGCGCGCTACTTCGAGCTCTACGACGCCGAAGCGCCGACGCCCGTCATCCCGGACGAAACGATCGAGGGTTCCGAGGCCGCTTCCGGCGAAGGGATCGAGCTGTGA
- the trpA gene encoding tryptophan synthase subunit alpha, whose product MSSRVEEAITRAHAEGRGALIGYLPVGFPDLPTSIEAAVELAASGVDILELGPPYSDPVMDGVVIQEATQAALAAGFRLRDLFPAIREVTSRVDIPVLVMSYWNPIWQYGVDRYADDLLDAGGAGIITPDITPDAAAEWIDASTRTGLDRIFLAAPSSTDERLDLVVKNSTGFVYTVSTMGITGERAELDAAARTLVARLRARGAAHSCVGIGISTPDQVAGVLEYADGAIVGTALVRALRDGGIEGLGEVARALSAGTTKATSAR is encoded by the coding sequence GTGAGCTCGCGCGTAGAGGAGGCGATCACGCGCGCACACGCGGAGGGCCGCGGCGCACTGATCGGATACCTGCCGGTCGGCTTCCCGGACCTGCCGACGAGCATCGAGGCCGCCGTCGAGCTGGCCGCGAGCGGCGTAGACATCCTCGAGCTCGGCCCGCCCTACAGCGACCCCGTGATGGACGGCGTGGTCATCCAGGAGGCGACGCAGGCGGCGCTGGCGGCCGGGTTCCGCCTTCGCGACCTGTTCCCGGCGATCCGGGAGGTCACCTCCCGCGTCGACATCCCCGTGCTGGTGATGTCCTACTGGAACCCGATCTGGCAGTACGGCGTCGACCGCTACGCCGACGATCTTCTGGACGCGGGCGGCGCGGGCATCATCACGCCCGACATCACCCCCGATGCCGCGGCGGAGTGGATCGACGCCAGCACGCGCACGGGCCTGGACCGCATCTTCCTGGCGGCGCCGTCGTCGACCGACGAGCGCCTGGACCTCGTGGTGAAGAACTCCACGGGGTTCGTCTACACCGTCTCGACGATGGGCATCACGGGGGAGCGGGCAGAACTGGATGCCGCCGCGCGCACGCTCGTCGCGCGGCTGCGCGCACGCGGAGCGGCGCACTCGTGCGTCGGCATCGGCATCTCGACGCCCGACCAGGTGGCCGGGGTGCTCGAGTACGCCGACGGCGCCATCGTGGGAACCGCTCTCGTCCGCGCGCTCCGCGACGGCGGGATCGAGGGCCTCGGCGAGGTCGCCCGCGCCCTGTCCGCGGGCACGACGAAGGCTACCTCCGCGCGCTAG
- the lgt gene encoding prolipoprotein diacylglyceryl transferase, whose translation MLSSALDIFASIPSPSISYVDLGPLRIHFYALCIITGIIVATLLTNHRLTRRGAEPWVVLDIGLPAVVLAIIGARIYHVVTHPGFYFGEGTNIWAVFFIWEGGIAIYGALMGGAVGAWLGCRWTGIRFWTFADALAPGILLAQAIGRFGNWFNQELFGLPTDLPWGLEIDPGNAAIPAGLPEGTLFHPTFLYEVIWNVAGVCVLLWVGARLGLQWGRLFGLYLVWYSAGRIVWESIRIDPSEIFFGIRTNVWAAVAGVLLGLAIMIVQKRRHPGLEPSPYVPGRERPGTGAAVQSEDTTEFVDVSEPPANELDSGAEATSSAATK comes from the coding sequence ATGCTGTCTTCCGCGCTCGACATCTTCGCGAGCATCCCGAGCCCCTCGATCAGCTATGTCGATCTGGGGCCGTTGCGCATCCATTTCTACGCGCTCTGCATCATCACGGGAATCATCGTCGCGACGCTGCTGACCAACCATCGCCTCACCAGGCGCGGTGCGGAGCCGTGGGTGGTCCTGGACATCGGCCTGCCCGCCGTCGTCCTCGCGATCATCGGCGCGCGCATCTACCACGTGGTCACGCACCCCGGCTTCTACTTCGGCGAGGGCACCAACATCTGGGCGGTGTTCTTCATCTGGGAGGGCGGCATCGCGATCTACGGCGCCCTCATGGGCGGCGCGGTCGGAGCGTGGCTGGGGTGCCGCTGGACGGGCATCCGGTTCTGGACCTTCGCCGACGCCCTGGCTCCCGGAATCCTGCTCGCCCAGGCGATCGGCCGCTTCGGCAACTGGTTCAACCAGGAGCTCTTCGGCCTGCCCACCGACCTTCCCTGGGGTCTCGAGATCGATCCCGGCAACGCCGCGATCCCGGCGGGCCTGCCCGAGGGCACCCTCTTCCACCCCACGTTCCTCTACGAGGTGATCTGGAACGTCGCCGGCGTCTGCGTGCTGCTGTGGGTCGGCGCGCGCCTGGGCCTGCAGTGGGGCCGCCTGTTCGGCCTCTACCTCGTCTGGTACAGCGCAGGTCGCATCGTGTGGGAGTCGATCCGCATCGACCCGAGCGAGATCTTCTTCGGCATCCGCACGAACGTGTGGGCCGCGGTCGCGGGGGTCCTGCTCGGGCTCGCCATCATGATCGTCCAGAAGCGCCGTCACCCGGGCCTCGAGCCGAGCCCCTACGTTCCCGGCCGCGAGCGCCCCGGAACGGGGGCTGCGGTACAATCGGAGGACACCACGGAGTTCGTGGACGTGAGCGAACCGCCCGCGAATGAACTCGACAGCGGAGCAGAAGCCACAAGCTCAGCCGCCACCAAATGA
- the gltB gene encoding glutamate synthase large subunit, with protein sequence MAASPLFGERSTIPSKQGMYNPDFEKDACGLAMVATLRGTPGHDIIDQALTALRNLEHRGAIGSDAGTGDGAGILTQIPDDFLRAVVDFDLPAKGEYAVGMAFLPRDDEARASLKAGVEKIAQSENLVILGWREVPVDERHLGKLAFEARPAFEQLFVSRPAVGDQPALSGIDLDRRVYRLRKRARHELDAYFVSLSARTLGYKGMVTTLQLEPFYPDLQDERFASELAVVHSRYSTNTFPSWPLAQPLRMLAHNGEINTVKGNRNWMRARQSQLESELLGDVKPLLPICTPGASDSASFDEVLELLTLTGRSLPHAIMMMVPEAYEKQADMDPDLRAFYDYHSMQMEPWDGPAALIFTDGTLVGATLDRNGLRPGRWTETTDGLIVIGSETGVLDIEPERIKRRGRLRPGRMFLVDTAAGRIVEEDEIKKQLATLHPWQQWLDKGTVRLADLPEREHIVHPIASITRRQRTFGYTEEEVRILLTPMGQTGAESLGAMGSDTPIAVLAERPRLLFDYFVQQFAQVTNPPLDSIREEVVTSLRMGLGPEPNLLSWGADHARNVTLDFPVIDNDELAKIQHIDTALPGRTSVTIRGLYRVEAGKKGLEKRIAQICSEVDQAIEDGAEFIVLSDRDSNKDLAPIPSLLLVAAVHHHLIRRETRMKVGLVVEAGDVREVHHVATLIGYGASAVNPYLAMETVEYLVRAGFISGVTPEKAVKNLIYALGKGVLKIMSKMGISTVSSYAGAQVFEAVGLSQEFVDTYFTGTESKLGGVGIDVVAAENAARHAYAYPEDAAVRAHERLWTGGEYQWRRDGPPHLFNPDTVFRLQHATRTRRYDIFREYTKLVDDQANELNTLRGMFRLRTGERPPVPLDEVESVASIVKRFQTGAMSYGSISKEAHETLAIAMNRLGGKSNTGEGGEDVDRLLDPERRSAIKQVASGRFGVTSMYLTHAEDIQIKLAQGAKPGEGGQLPPTKVYPWVARTRHATAGVGLISPPPHHDIYSIEDLKQLIFDLKRSNPSARIHTKLVSQSGIGAVAAGVAKALSDVILVSGHDGGTGASPMNSLKHAGTPWELGLAETQQTLMINGMRDRVVVQVDGQLKTGRDVVIAALLGAEEFGFATTALVVEGCIMMRVCHLDTCPVGVATQNPELRKRFTGKPEFVVNFMEFIAEEVREYLAELGFRSIDEAVGHHEMLDVEGAIAHWKASGLDLSPILRGIAFAEDEPRRHARAQAHELDEHFDVQLIERAQDVIAHGGEVSIDLPIRNTERAVGTMLGHRVTLAHGENGLPAGSITVNLRGSAGQSLGAFMPAGITLRLEGDSNDYVGKGLSGGQIVIRPPRGATFDASQNVIAGNVIGYGATQGTMFLRGVVGERFFVRNSGATAVVEGVGDHALEYMTGGLAVILGATGRNLGAGMSGGTAYVYKLDEALVNREALASGELELKELGSGDVEILRDLLEQHMSETGSTLAADLLADFDAEASKFVRVLPRDYAAVLQTRQKAVAEGLDPDSDVVWTRILEVTGG encoded by the coding sequence ATGGCCGCGAGCCCTCTCTTCGGCGAGCGCAGCACAATCCCCTCGAAGCAGGGGATGTACAACCCCGATTTCGAAAAGGACGCCTGTGGTCTGGCGATGGTCGCGACCCTGCGCGGCACGCCGGGCCACGACATCATCGACCAGGCGCTGACCGCGCTCCGCAATCTCGAGCACCGCGGCGCGATCGGCTCCGATGCCGGCACGGGCGACGGCGCCGGCATCCTGACGCAGATTCCCGACGATTTCCTGCGCGCCGTCGTGGACTTCGACCTGCCCGCCAAGGGCGAGTACGCGGTCGGGATGGCGTTCCTGCCGCGGGACGACGAGGCGCGCGCGAGCCTGAAGGCCGGCGTGGAGAAGATCGCCCAGAGCGAGAACCTCGTCATCCTCGGATGGCGCGAAGTGCCCGTCGACGAGCGGCACCTCGGAAAGCTCGCCTTCGAGGCGCGCCCCGCGTTCGAGCAGCTCTTCGTCTCGCGCCCCGCGGTGGGCGACCAGCCCGCCCTGTCGGGGATCGACCTCGACCGTCGCGTCTACCGACTGCGCAAGCGCGCGCGCCACGAGCTCGACGCCTACTTCGTCTCGCTCTCCGCGCGCACGCTCGGCTACAAGGGCATGGTGACGACCCTGCAGCTCGAGCCGTTCTACCCCGACCTGCAGGACGAGCGCTTCGCGTCCGAGCTCGCGGTCGTCCACTCGCGGTACTCCACCAACACCTTCCCGTCGTGGCCGCTCGCGCAGCCGCTGCGCATGCTGGCGCACAACGGCGAGATCAACACCGTCAAGGGAAACCGCAATTGGATGCGGGCTCGCCAGTCCCAGCTCGAATCCGAGCTGCTCGGCGACGTCAAGCCCCTGCTGCCGATCTGCACGCCCGGAGCGAGCGACTCGGCATCCTTCGACGAGGTGCTCGAGCTGCTGACCCTGACGGGCCGCAGCCTTCCCCACGCGATCATGATGATGGTGCCCGAGGCCTACGAGAAGCAGGCCGACATGGACCCCGACCTGCGGGCGTTCTACGACTACCACTCCATGCAGATGGAGCCGTGGGACGGGCCTGCGGCCCTCATCTTCACCGACGGCACCCTCGTGGGCGCGACGTTGGACCGCAACGGCCTGCGTCCCGGCCGCTGGACCGAGACCACCGACGGCCTCATCGTCATCGGCAGCGAGACGGGCGTGCTCGACATCGAGCCCGAGCGGATCAAGCGGCGCGGGCGCCTTCGCCCCGGCCGGATGTTCCTCGTCGACACGGCCGCCGGCCGCATCGTCGAGGAAGACGAGATCAAGAAGCAGCTCGCGACGCTGCACCCCTGGCAGCAGTGGCTCGACAAGGGCACCGTGCGCCTGGCGGATCTCCCCGAGCGCGAGCACATCGTGCACCCCATCGCCTCCATCACCCGGCGTCAGCGCACGTTCGGGTACACCGAGGAGGAGGTGCGCATCCTCCTGACCCCGATGGGACAGACGGGCGCGGAGTCTCTGGGAGCCATGGGGTCGGACACGCCCATCGCCGTTCTCGCCGAGCGCCCCCGCCTGCTCTTCGACTACTTCGTGCAGCAGTTCGCGCAGGTCACCAATCCGCCGCTGGACTCGATCCGCGAAGAGGTCGTCACGAGCCTTCGGATGGGGCTCGGGCCCGAGCCGAACCTGCTGTCGTGGGGCGCGGACCACGCCCGCAACGTCACGCTCGACTTCCCGGTGATCGACAACGACGAGCTCGCCAAGATCCAGCACATCGACACGGCGTTGCCCGGTCGCACCTCCGTCACGATCCGCGGTCTCTACCGCGTCGAGGCGGGCAAGAAGGGGCTGGAGAAGCGCATCGCGCAGATCTGCAGCGAGGTCGACCAGGCGATCGAGGACGGCGCGGAGTTCATCGTGCTCTCCGACCGCGACTCGAACAAGGACCTCGCGCCGATCCCGTCGCTGCTGCTCGTGGCCGCCGTGCACCACCACCTGATCCGGCGCGAGACGCGGATGAAGGTGGGCCTCGTCGTCGAGGCCGGCGACGTGCGCGAGGTGCACCACGTCGCGACGCTCATCGGCTACGGCGCATCCGCCGTGAACCCCTATCTGGCCATGGAGACCGTCGAGTACCTCGTGCGCGCCGGCTTCATCAGCGGCGTCACTCCGGAGAAGGCCGTCAAGAACCTGATCTACGCCCTCGGCAAGGGCGTGCTGAAGATCATGTCGAAGATGGGCATCTCGACGGTGTCCTCGTACGCCGGCGCCCAGGTGTTCGAGGCCGTCGGCCTCTCGCAGGAGTTCGTCGACACCTACTTCACCGGCACGGAGTCGAAGCTCGGCGGCGTCGGCATCGATGTCGTCGCCGCCGAGAACGCCGCGCGCCACGCGTACGCGTATCCGGAGGATGCCGCGGTGCGCGCGCACGAACGGCTCTGGACCGGCGGGGAGTACCAGTGGCGCCGCGACGGCCCCCCCCACCTGTTCAACCCGGACACGGTGTTCCGCCTGCAGCACGCGACCCGGACGCGGCGGTACGACATCTTCCGCGAATACACCAAGCTCGTCGACGACCAGGCGAACGAGCTCAACACGCTGCGCGGGATGTTCCGCCTGCGCACGGGTGAGCGCCCGCCCGTGCCGCTGGACGAGGTGGAGTCGGTCGCGTCGATCGTGAAGCGGTTCCAGACCGGGGCGATGAGCTACGGCTCCATCTCCAAGGAGGCCCACGAGACGCTGGCCATCGCCATGAACCGCTTGGGCGGCAAGTCGAACACCGGCGAGGGCGGAGAGGACGTCGACAGGCTCCTCGACCCCGAGCGCCGCAGCGCGATCAAGCAGGTCGCCTCGGGTCGCTTCGGTGTGACGAGCATGTACCTCACCCACGCCGAGGACATCCAGATCAAGCTCGCGCAGGGCGCCAAGCCCGGCGAGGGCGGACAGCTGCCCCCGACGAAGGTGTACCCCTGGGTCGCGCGCACCCGTCACGCCACCGCCGGCGTGGGGCTCATCTCCCCGCCGCCGCACCACGACATCTACTCGATCGAAGACCTCAAGCAGCTGATCTTCGACCTCAAGCGGTCGAACCCGAGCGCCCGCATCCACACGAAGCTCGTGAGCCAGTCGGGCATCGGAGCGGTGGCTGCGGGTGTCGCCAAGGCGCTCTCCGACGTCATCCTCGTCTCGGGGCACGACGGCGGCACCGGCGCGAGCCCCATGAACTCGCTCAAGCACGCCGGCACGCCGTGGGAGCTGGGACTCGCCGAGACCCAGCAGACGCTGATGATCAACGGCATGCGCGACCGCGTGGTGGTGCAGGTTGACGGTCAGCTGAAGACCGGCCGAGACGTCGTGATCGCGGCGCTTCTGGGCGCCGAGGAGTTCGGATTCGCCACGACGGCGCTCGTCGTCGAGGGCTGCATCATGATGCGCGTCTGCCACCTGGACACGTGCCCCGTGGGCGTCGCGACCCAGAACCCCGAACTGCGAAAGCGCTTCACCGGCAAGCCGGAGTTCGTCGTGAACTTCATGGAGTTCATCGCGGAAGAGGTGCGGGAGTACCTGGCGGAGCTCGGCTTCCGCTCGATCGACGAGGCCGTCGGGCATCACGAGATGCTGGATGTCGAGGGCGCGATCGCGCACTGGAAGGCGAGCGGCCTCGACCTCTCGCCGATCCTGCGCGGAATCGCCTTCGCCGAGGACGAACCGCGCCGGCACGCCCGGGCGCAGGCGCACGAGCTCGACGAGCACTTCGACGTGCAGCTCATCGAGCGCGCGCAGGACGTGATCGCGCACGGCGGCGAGGTGAGCATCGACCTCCCGATCCGCAACACCGAACGCGCGGTGGGAACGATGCTCGGCCACCGGGTGACGCTCGCGCACGGCGAGAACGGCCTGCCTGCCGGATCGATCACGGTCAACCTCCGGGGTTCCGCCGGCCAGTCGTTGGGCGCCTTCATGCCCGCGGGCATCACGCTGCGCCTCGAGGGCGACTCCAACGACTACGTCGGCAAGGGGCTCTCGGGCGGCCAGATCGTCATCCGGCCACCCCGGGGCGCGACCTTCGACGCGTCGCAGAACGTCATCGCCGGCAACGTGATCGGCTATGGCGCCACGCAGGGGACGATGTTCCTGCGCGGTGTGGTGGGGGAGCGCTTCTTCGTGCGGAACTCCGGCGCCACGGCCGTCGTGGAAGGCGTGGGCGACCACGCGCTCGAGTACATGACCGGCGGTCTCGCCGTCATCCTCGGTGCAACCGGCCGCAACCTCGGTGCGGGCATGTCCGGCGGCACGGCCTACGTGTACAAGCTCGACGAGGCGCTGGTGAACCGCGAGGCCCTCGCCTCCGGCGAGCTGGAGTTGAAGGAGCTCGGCTCCGGCGACGTCGAGATCCTCCGCGATCTGCTCGAGCAGCACATGTCGGAGACCGGCTCGACGCTCGCCGCGGACCTCCTCGCGGACTTCGACGCCGAAGCGTCGAAGTTCGTCCGCGTTCTGCCGCGCGACTACGCGGCCGTCCTGCAAACCCGTCAGAAGGCGGTCGCCGAGGGGCTGGACCCCGACAGCGACGTCGTCTGGACCCGAATCCTGGAGGTGACCGGTGGCTGA
- a CDS encoding glutamate synthase subunit beta, which translates to MADPKGFLKVTERELPARRPVPVRIMDWKEVYEPGDSAVLRRQAGRCMDCGIPFCHKGCPLGNLIPEWNDLTWRGQGRSAIERLHATNNFPEFTGTLCPAPCESSCVLGINQPAVTIKQIEVSIIDEAFANGWVEPVPPGRLTGKTVAVVGSGPAGLAAAQQLTRAGHTVAVYERDDRIGGLLRYGIPDFKMEKRRLEPRLRQMQDEGTRFRAGVEIGKDISWDDLRSRYDAVVVATGSTVPRDLPIPGRDLAGVHFAMEYLVESNRAVAGDTVPNQITAEGKHVVVIGGGDTGADCIGTAHRHGALSVTNLAIGVQPPQSRTDAQPWPMTPTIFEVSSAHEEGGERMYLASTVEFLGNAAGEVRALRVAETEFVDGRRVPKSGTEREIPADLVLIAMGFTGPEGDTLASQLSAPFTTRGNVERDGHYQTSIPGVFVAGDAGRGQSLIVWAIAEGRAAAASVDAYLMGHTELPSPVRPTDVAIGLQPA; encoded by the coding sequence GTGGCTGACCCCAAGGGCTTCCTCAAGGTCACGGAGCGTGAACTGCCGGCTCGCCGGCCCGTGCCCGTGCGCATCATGGACTGGAAAGAGGTCTACGAGCCCGGCGACTCCGCCGTGCTGCGTCGGCAGGCCGGCCGTTGCATGGACTGCGGCATCCCGTTCTGCCACAAGGGGTGCCCGCTCGGCAACCTCATCCCCGAGTGGAACGACCTGACGTGGCGCGGCCAGGGCCGCTCGGCGATCGAGCGGCTGCACGCGACGAACAACTTCCCGGAGTTCACTGGCACGCTCTGCCCCGCTCCGTGCGAGAGCTCGTGCGTGCTCGGGATCAACCAGCCCGCCGTCACGATCAAGCAGATCGAGGTTTCGATCATCGACGAGGCGTTCGCGAACGGATGGGTCGAGCCCGTGCCGCCCGGACGTCTGACGGGGAAGACCGTCGCCGTCGTGGGATCGGGGCCCGCGGGACTAGCCGCCGCCCAGCAGCTCACTCGTGCCGGCCACACGGTCGCGGTGTACGAGCGCGACGACCGCATCGGCGGCCTGCTGCGCTACGGCATCCCCGACTTCAAGATGGAGAAGCGGCGGCTCGAGCCGCGCCTGCGCCAGATGCAGGACGAGGGAACCCGCTTCCGCGCGGGCGTGGAGATCGGCAAGGACATCTCCTGGGATGACCTGCGCTCGCGCTACGACGCCGTCGTGGTGGCCACGGGCTCGACCGTTCCCCGCGACCTCCCGATCCCCGGTCGAGACCTGGCAGGCGTCCATTTCGCGATGGAGTACCTGGTGGAGTCGAACCGCGCGGTCGCCGGCGACACCGTGCCGAATCAGATCACGGCGGAGGGCAAGCACGTCGTCGTGATCGGCGGCGGCGACACCGGGGCCGACTGCATCGGAACCGCGCACCGCCACGGCGCGCTGAGCGTGACGAACCTCGCGATCGGCGTCCAGCCCCCGCAATCCCGCACCGATGCGCAACCCTGGCCCATGACGCCGACGATCTTCGAGGTGTCCTCGGCGCACGAGGAGGGCGGCGAGCGGATGTATCTCGCCTCCACGGTCGAGTTCCTCGGAAACGCCGCGGGCGAGGTCCGCGCGCTGCGCGTCGCGGAGACGGAGTTCGTCGACGGCCGGCGGGTGCCCAAGAGCGGCACCGAGCGCGAGATCCCCGCCGACCTCGTGCTCATCGCGATGGGCTTCACGGGGCCGGAGGGCGACACGCTCGCCTCCCAGCTGAGCGCCCCCTTCACCACGAGGGGCAACGTCGAGCGCGACGGCCACTACCAGACGTCCATCCCGGGCGTCTTCGTCGCCGGCGACGCCGGCCGCGGACAGTCGCTGATCGTCTGGGCGATCGCGGAGGGCCGCGCGGCCGCCGCGAGCGTCGACGCCTACCTCATGGGCCACACCGAACTGCCCTCGCCCGTCCGCCCCACGGACGTCGCGATCGGCCTGCAGCCCGCGTAG